Proteins found in one Zea mays cultivar B73 chromosome 1, Zm-B73-REFERENCE-NAM-5.0, whole genome shotgun sequence genomic segment:
- the LOC103631829 gene encoding F-box protein FBX14 has protein sequence MSEEDEDQPPAKRPSPSPPADQVLDNVLETVLQFLDAPRDRSAASLVCRSWHSAESATRESVAVRNLLAVSATRTARRFPNARSLLLKGRPRFADFNLLPHGWDASAFRPWAAAVAAGAFPALTSLYLKRIPVTDADLDLLSRSLPASFRDLTLHLCDGFTSRGLASIASHCRGLRVLDVVECDMAEEQEVVDWVAAFPQEPSNLESLSFECYEPPVAFAALEALVERSPRLRRLGVNLHVSLGQLCRLMAHAPRLSHLGTGSFRPADGGEEGTGFGEVVSAFVAAGRARTLVSLSGFRDLAQEYLPTIAVVCAHLKSLDLSYSAVTPNQILMFIGQCYNLETLWVLDSVRDEGLDAVGISCKKLQSLRVLPLNAHEDADELVSEVGLTAISRGCPALRSILYFCQTMTNAAVVDMSRNCPELKVFRLCIMGRHQPDHATGEPMDEGFGAIVQNCSKLTRLSTSGQLTDRAFEYIGRHGKSLRTLSVAFAGNSDVALQYILQGCPKLEKLEIRDCPFGDAGLFAGMHHFYNMRFVWMSGCNLTLQGCKEVAQVLPRMVVELINGQSDENERNESVDILYMYRSLDGPREDVPPFVKIL, from the exons ATGTCAGAGGAGGACGAGGACCAGCCGCCGGCCAAGCGACCCAGCCCGTCGCCGCCCGCGGACCAGGTGCTCGACAACGTGCTCGAGACGGTGCTCCAGTTCCTGGACGCCCCGCGGGACAGGAGCGCCGCCTCCCTCGTCTGCCGCTCCTGGCACAGCGCCGAGTCCGCCACCCGCGAGTCCGTCGCCGTCCGCAACCTCCTCGCCGTGTCGGCCACCCGCACCGCGCGCCGCTTCCCCAACGCGCGGAGCCTCCTCCTCAAGGGCCGCCCGCGCTTCGCCGACTTCAACCTCCTCCCGCACGGATGGGACGCCTCCGCCTTCCGCCCCtgggccgccgccgtcgccgccggggCCTTCCCCGCGCTCACCTCGCTCTACCTCAAGCGCATCCCCGTCACCGACGCCGACCTGGACCTCCTCTCCCGCTCCCTCCCGGCGTCATTCCGTGACCTCACCCTGCACCTTTGCGACGGCTTCACCTCGCGCGGGCTCGCGTCCATCGCCTCCCATTGCAG GGGCCTGCGAGTGCTCGACGTGGTGGAGTGCGACATGGCCGAGGAGCAGGAGGTTGTGGACTGGGTGGCCGCGTTTCCGCAGGAGCCCTCTAACCTCGAGTCGCTCTCCTTCGAGTGTTACGAGCCGCCTGTGGCCTTCGCGGCGCTCGAGGCGCTCGTGGAGCGGTCCCCGCGCCTCAGACGCCTGGGGGTCAATCTGCACGTCTCGCTCGGCCAGCTGTGCCGCCTCATGGCGCACGCGCCGCGCTTGTCGCACCTGGGCACCGGGTCGTTCCGGCCGGCGGATGGCGGCGAGGAGGGGACAGGATTCGGGGAGGTTGTCTCTGCATTCGTGGCCGCTGGGCGAGCGCGCACGCTTGTTTCCCTCTCCGGCTTCCGTGACCTCGCGCAAGAGTACCTGCCGACCATCGCCGTGGTGTGCGCCCACTTGAAGAGCCTTGACTTAAGCTACTCCGCGGTCACCCCGAATCAGATTCTGATGTTCATTGGGCAATGCTACAACCTTGAGACACTATGG GTACTTGACTCGGTGCGCGACGAAGGGCTCGACGCCGTGGGAATTTCCTGCAAGAAGCTCCAGTCTCTTCGTGTGCTCCCGTTGAATGCACATGAGGACGCCGACGAGTTGGTGTCAGAGGTTGGCCTTACCGCCATCTCACGGGGCTGCCCTGCTCTCCGTTCGATACTATATTTTTGCCAGACCATGACCAACGCTGCTGTTGTGGACATGTCGCGGAACTGCCCGGAGCTGAAGGTATTCCGGTTATGTATAATGGGACGGCACCAGCCGGACCATGCGACTGGGGAGCCTATGGATGAAGGATTCGGTGCCATCGTTCAGAATTGCAGCAAGCTTACCAGGCTATCCACGTCCGGGCAACTTACTGATCGGGCATTTGAGTACATTGGCAGGCATGGCAAGTCCCTGCGGACGCTCTCCGTAGCATTTGCTGGAAACAGTGATGTGGCGCTGCAATACATCCTCCAGGGCTGTCCAAAGCTAGAGAAGCTTGAGATAAGGGACTGCCCTTTCGGTGACGCTGGCCTCTTCGCCGGGATGCACCATTTCTACAACATGCGGTTCGTCTGGATGTCAGGCTGCAACCTGACCCTGCAAGGGTGCAAGGAGGTGGCTCAGGTGCTGCCACGGATGGTGGTGGAGTTGATAAATGGCCAGTCTGATGAGAACGAAAGGAATGAAAGCGTGGACATCTTATACATGTATCGGTCACTCGATGGTCCAAGGGAGGATGTTCCACCGTTCGTGAAGATCCTGTGA